A section of the Rossellomorea marisflavi genome encodes:
- the spoVK gene encoding stage V sporulation protein K has product MRMKNNGQISIVLNSQKRNPLRDTMIQESIPQSMPQEHAALKEIEEELGTLIGMDEMKKMVKEIYAWIYVNKKREMMGLKAGKQALHMMFKGNPGTGKTTVARIIGKLFLKMNVLSKGHLIEAERADLVGEYIGHTAQKTRDLVKKALGGILFVDEAYSLGRGGEKDFGKEAIDTLVKHMEDKQHEFILILAGYSKEMDHFLTLNPGLQSRFPLVFHFPDYSVDQLMDISKLMLKEKEYMLSHDAERKIREHLHGVKNAITANAFSNGRYVRNILEKSIRAHAMRLLMENNYDRHELMTLRSNDLVFTRKDSD; this is encoded by the coding sequence ATGCGAATGAAGAACAACGGTCAGATCAGCATCGTCCTCAATTCACAAAAACGGAATCCGCTGCGGGATACGATGATACAGGAATCCATACCACAATCCATGCCTCAGGAGCATGCTGCTTTGAAGGAAATAGAAGAAGAATTGGGTACGCTCATCGGAATGGACGAAATGAAGAAAATGGTGAAGGAAATCTATGCTTGGATATACGTGAATAAAAAACGGGAAATGATGGGGTTGAAAGCGGGCAAGCAAGCACTTCATATGATGTTCAAAGGAAATCCTGGAACAGGGAAGACAACCGTGGCACGGATCATAGGCAAGCTGTTCCTGAAGATGAACGTGCTGTCGAAGGGACATCTTATAGAAGCCGAGAGAGCGGATTTGGTAGGAGAATACATTGGTCATACTGCTCAGAAGACCCGTGATCTGGTCAAAAAAGCGCTGGGCGGGATTTTGTTTGTTGATGAAGCCTACTCACTTGGGCGCGGGGGAGAGAAGGATTTCGGGAAAGAAGCCATCGATACCCTGGTAAAGCATATGGAGGATAAACAGCATGAGTTCATCTTGATCCTAGCGGGCTATTCCAAGGAAATGGATCATTTCCTTACGCTGAATCCAGGTCTTCAGTCAAGGTTCCCCCTCGTGTTTCATTTTCCCGATTATTCCGTCGATCAGTTGATGGACATCAGCAAGCTCATGCTGAAGGAAAAGGAATATATGCTCAGCCATGATGCCGAACGGAAAATACGGGAGCATCTTCACGGGGTGAAGAATGCCATTACCGCAAACGCATTTTCCAATGGCAGGTATGTACGGAATATCCTTGAGAAATCCATTCGTGCCCATGCCATGCGTCTTCTCATGGAAAATAATTATGATCGGCACGAGTTAATGACACTGAGGAGCAACGATCTTGTCTTCACACGGAAGGACAGCGATTAA
- the hfq gene encoding RNA chaperone Hfq, whose product MKQSINIQDQFLNQLRKDGSPVTVFLLNGFQIRGQVKGFDNFTVLFETEGKQQLVYKHAISTFAPQRNVQLNFDEQNV is encoded by the coding sequence ATGAAACAATCCATTAACATTCAGGATCAATTCTTGAATCAACTGCGTAAAGATGGGTCACCAGTTACTGTTTTCCTATTGAATGGTTTCCAAATCCGAGGTCAGGTGAAAGGGTTTGATAATTTCACCGTGTTATTTGAAACGGAAGGGAAGCAACAGCTTGTTTATAAGCATGCCATTTCCACTTTTGCACCTCAGCGAAATGTTCAACTGAATTTCGATGAGCAAAACGTGTGA
- a CDS encoding penicillin acylase family protein — protein sequence MEIKLKKNRKRTIIIGGIAFLFLCMTSLIFYADSFIGRSLPQLEGELAVPGLSGDVEVVRDSKGVPHLSASSDRDLYMAQGYIQAQDRLFQMDLSRRQASGRLSEVVGEKAVDRDKFFRTLGLRRAAEASLEGYSPEVKEILGWFADGVNAYIQDSKVTKSLPAEFTLLGYEPEKWTEVDSLTIGKYMAFDLGGHWQGQAFRYWALQSLPEDKAMNLFPSYPEDAPTIIHETKELSMKWGNAISEPVIPPEMNGSNNWVVSGSKSESGYPMLADDPHLSLGSPSIWYQMHLESPDVNVSGVIFAGIPGIILGHNETIAWGVTNTGPDVQDLYIEKRHKDKKNHFLYDGEWEEAEVIKEPIAVKDSETIPYEVTVTRHGPIVSEFANQDDSENALSMRWTALDPSLELQAIIDMNKASNWTEFEKAMEDFHTPTQNFVFADNDGTIAYKANGKIPIRKKGDGLLPVPGWTSDYEWTGFIPYEELPRVVNPAEGYIATANNKVIGDEYPYHISHHWAGPYRYMRISEVLESKEKLTKQDMKDLQHDHMNLQAREFVPLLLDALEGKEVSVQSREALQLLADWDYEDDADEAAPLLFHHWMDRMSNELFDDSIPNDMMKLFEGKQNVVDELIRKAAKGKVSPWFTEQGGFESFLVESLSDTLEDGFDRYGSNMDEWAWGDYHRVYFENPLSSVSSILEWFLNRRSPEPVGGSRVTVGAASYNDEGIVNHGGSWRFIIDTVDMSKADHIVGPGQSGHFKSPWYDDQIDDWIEGKYHETTLKSPADGKQLRLVPKT from the coding sequence TTGGAAATAAAGCTTAAAAAGAATCGGAAAAGAACAATCATCATAGGAGGGATCGCCTTCCTGTTTCTATGCATGACTTCCCTCATCTTCTATGCCGACTCGTTCATCGGACGCTCGCTTCCTCAGCTTGAAGGGGAACTGGCTGTTCCCGGCCTCTCGGGTGATGTAGAGGTGGTGAGGGACAGCAAAGGGGTCCCCCATCTCTCTGCTTCGAGTGACCGGGACCTTTATATGGCCCAAGGGTATATTCAAGCGCAGGACCGATTGTTCCAAATGGACCTTAGTCGAAGGCAAGCGTCAGGCCGACTGAGCGAGGTAGTAGGAGAAAAGGCCGTTGACCGGGATAAGTTTTTCCGTACCCTCGGCCTCAGACGTGCTGCAGAAGCTTCTCTTGAAGGGTATTCACCTGAAGTCAAGGAAATCCTGGGATGGTTTGCAGATGGGGTGAATGCCTATATCCAAGATTCCAAGGTGACAAAATCCTTGCCGGCCGAGTTCACCCTCTTGGGGTATGAGCCTGAGAAATGGACGGAAGTAGACTCATTGACAATCGGGAAGTATATGGCTTTTGATCTTGGTGGCCACTGGCAAGGTCAGGCTTTCAGGTATTGGGCTCTGCAATCATTACCGGAGGACAAGGCAATGAACCTTTTCCCTTCCTATCCCGAGGATGCCCCCACGATCATACATGAAACCAAAGAGCTTTCCATGAAATGGGGAAACGCCATTTCCGAGCCTGTCATTCCACCTGAGATGAACGGAAGCAACAACTGGGTGGTGAGCGGTTCGAAATCGGAAAGTGGATATCCCATGCTTGCGGATGATCCCCATCTTTCGTTGGGGAGCCCGTCCATTTGGTATCAGATGCATCTTGAATCGCCAGACGTGAATGTGAGCGGGGTGATCTTTGCGGGGATCCCAGGCATCATACTCGGTCATAATGAAACGATTGCATGGGGTGTGACCAACACCGGTCCGGATGTCCAAGACCTTTACATTGAAAAGCGCCACAAAGATAAGAAAAATCACTTCCTCTATGATGGGGAATGGGAAGAGGCCGAGGTGATTAAGGAGCCCATTGCTGTAAAAGACAGCGAGACGATTCCGTATGAGGTCACGGTTACACGCCACGGCCCGATCGTATCGGAATTCGCGAATCAGGATGATAGCGAAAACGCGCTATCCATGAGATGGACCGCCCTTGATCCGAGTCTCGAGTTGCAAGCCATCATCGACATGAATAAGGCGTCCAATTGGACCGAATTCGAAAAGGCAATGGAAGATTTTCATACGCCTACCCAGAACTTCGTATTCGCTGACAACGATGGGACGATCGCATACAAAGCAAACGGCAAAATACCCATCCGGAAGAAAGGGGACGGACTCCTGCCGGTACCAGGATGGACATCGGATTATGAGTGGACGGGATTCATTCCGTATGAAGAACTGCCTAGGGTCGTGAACCCAGCCGAAGGATACATCGCCACCGCTAACAATAAGGTAATCGGGGATGAGTATCCTTATCATATCAGTCATCATTGGGCGGGTCCTTATCGGTACATGAGGATAAGCGAGGTACTTGAATCAAAAGAGAAGCTGACGAAGCAGGATATGAAGGACCTGCAACATGATCATATGAATTTACAGGCAAGGGAGTTCGTTCCTCTCCTCTTGGATGCACTGGAAGGAAAGGAGGTTTCTGTGCAATCCCGGGAAGCCCTTCAGCTGCTCGCGGATTGGGATTATGAGGATGATGCCGATGAAGCCGCTCCGCTTTTATTCCATCATTGGATGGACCGGATGAGCAATGAGCTTTTTGATGACAGTATCCCGAACGATATGATGAAGCTGTTTGAAGGAAAACAGAACGTAGTGGACGAACTGATCAGGAAGGCAGCGAAAGGGAAGGTTTCCCCATGGTTTACGGAACAGGGTGGATTCGAATCATTTCTTGTCGAAAGTCTGTCCGATACACTCGAGGATGGTTTTGATCGATACGGTTCAAATATGGACGAGTGGGCATGGGGAGATTATCACAGAGTCTACTTTGAAAATCCCCTTTCCTCGGTTTCATCCATCCTTGAATGGTTCCTGAACCGGAGAAGCCCTGAACCAGTCGGAGGTAGTCGGGTCACCGTGGGGGCTGCAAGCTATAATGATGAAGGGATCGTCAATCACGGGGGCTCGTGGCGATTCATCATTGATACAGTAGATATGTCTAAGGCCGACCATATCGTGGGACCTGGTCAGTCCGGTCATTTTAAAAGCCCTTGGTATGATGATCAAATCGATGACTGGATAGAAGGAAAGTATCATGAAACGACACTTAAATCACCTGCGGACGGCAAACAGCTCCGTTTGGTACCGAAAACATAA
- the miaA gene encoding tRNA (adenosine(37)-N6)-dimethylallyltransferase MiaA — protein MNKEKLIVLIGPTAVGKTKTSIELAKAFDGEIISGDSMQIYRGMDIGTAKIRHDETEGILHHLIDIKDPVESYSAAEFQQTVRKLITEIHARGKMPIIAGGTGLYIQSVLYDYRFTETPGDEAFRERLEAESRELGHEAMHRRLADVDSEAASQIHPNNIRRVIRALEIHHTTGKTMTEYQKQQSRDLQYDVALIGLTMDRDKLYERINLRVDMMMADGLLPEVRSLYEDGIRGVQSVQAIGYKEIYDYFDGKVSLEEAVENLKQNSRRYAKRQLTWFRNKMDVDWFDMTASEHRDEIIADISKFIAGKLDLESNN, from the coding sequence TTGAACAAAGAAAAGCTAATCGTCTTGATCGGTCCGACGGCCGTAGGGAAGACGAAGACGAGCATCGAATTGGCCAAGGCATTCGATGGCGAAATCATCAGTGGGGACTCCATGCAGATCTACAGGGGAATGGATATCGGCACGGCGAAAATCCGCCATGATGAGACGGAAGGAATCCTCCACCATCTGATCGATATTAAAGATCCTGTTGAATCGTATTCGGCTGCTGAGTTTCAGCAGACGGTCAGGAAATTGATCACAGAGATCCATGCGAGGGGTAAAATGCCCATTATCGCCGGAGGGACCGGTCTTTACATACAATCGGTCCTCTATGACTACCGATTCACTGAAACGCCGGGAGACGAAGCGTTCAGGGAGCGCTTGGAGGCCGAATCACGTGAGCTCGGTCATGAAGCCATGCATCGCAGATTGGCTGATGTGGACTCTGAAGCGGCCTCTCAGATCCATCCGAACAATATACGCCGGGTGATCCGTGCCCTGGAGATCCACCACACTACAGGAAAGACCATGACAGAGTATCAAAAGCAGCAATCCCGGGATCTCCAGTATGATGTGGCTCTCATCGGCTTGACAATGGATAGGGACAAGCTTTACGAGCGGATCAATCTCAGGGTGGACATGATGATGGCCGACGGGCTTTTACCCGAGGTGAGATCCCTGTATGAAGATGGGATCAGGGGTGTCCAATCGGTGCAGGCGATCGGGTACAAAGAGATCTACGACTACTTTGACGGTAAGGTGAGCCTTGAAGAGGCCGTGGAGAATCTGAAACAGAACTCTCGAAGGTATGCAAAACGGCAGCTCACGTGGTTCCGGAACAAAATGGATGTCGACTGGTTCGATATGACTGCATCGGAGCACCGTGATGAAATAATCGCCGACATTTCGAAATTCATTGCAGGAAAGCTCGACTTAGAGTCGAATAATTAG
- a CDS encoding aminoglycoside adenylyltransferase domain-containing protein: MEEYATSLAKRISGLFGNKLTGVYLHGSLAMDCFNPRISDVDLLIIVEDGISNDEKKALDDLFLKEYVGDRLPAKGLEASVLRRRNVRPLLYPTPFEYHFSDMHIDAIRRGAATFPATDPDIAAHIAVIRTRGKALIGEPIEAVFAPVPYNYYMKSIYYDIHDAEADILKQPTYMILNLCRVYQFCIKQSVASKKEGGEWGLQSLPVRFHSIIQKALKVYETGKMWQTAVEEEASLTDFAVYMTSSIREKSINFLDHDDNLKI; encoded by the coding sequence ATGGAGGAGTATGCAACATCACTTGCAAAACGGATCAGTGGGCTGTTCGGGAATAAGCTGACGGGGGTCTATCTTCATGGCTCATTGGCCATGGACTGCTTCAATCCCAGAATCAGTGATGTCGATCTTCTCATCATCGTGGAGGATGGAATCAGTAACGATGAAAAAAAGGCGCTCGATGACTTGTTCCTAAAGGAATACGTAGGCGATCGCCTTCCAGCAAAAGGGTTGGAAGCCAGCGTCTTGAGAAGGAGGAATGTCCGCCCATTGCTGTATCCGACACCTTTTGAGTATCACTTTTCAGATATGCATATAGACGCCATAAGACGGGGAGCGGCTACTTTCCCAGCAACAGACCCAGACATTGCCGCCCATATCGCCGTCATCCGCACACGGGGGAAGGCATTGATTGGTGAGCCGATCGAAGCGGTTTTTGCCCCAGTTCCATACAATTACTATATGAAGTCCATTTATTACGACATTCACGATGCGGAAGCGGATATTTTGAAACAGCCGACCTATATGATCCTTAACCTGTGCCGGGTGTATCAATTTTGTATCAAACAGTCTGTCGCTTCAAAAAAAGAGGGAGGAGAGTGGGGACTCCAATCCCTACCGGTACGTTTTCATTCCATCATCCAAAAGGCACTGAAGGTGTATGAAACGGGGAAAATGTGGCAAACAGCCGTTGAGGAAGAGGCTTCTTTGACGGATTTTGCTGTTTATATGACTTCTTCCATCAGGGAAAAGAGTATCAATTTTCTCGATCATGACGATAATTTGAAGATATAA